The genomic interval TGATACCGTCCGGTTTAACAGTTTTAGCAATAACCACATGCGATAGTCGGGAGGCAGAACTGCACAAGAAATGTGATCAGAAAAATGCTTCATTCGAATTCCGCCAATTCCTTCGGACGTGTGATTTCCGTACGCGGATCGCAGGCGCGCGTCGGCATTCTGAAGACCGGCTGCATGTCGTCGGCGGCCGCGCGCGCCACCGTCGGCCGCTCCGTCAGCCTGCGCAGCGCGACCTCCACGATCGTCGCCATGATCACCGAGGTCTCCTGTGAACATCTGCCGTCCTCGGATGAGTTCATGGCAAGCGCCTCGGTCGATCTGCTTGGCGAAATCCTCGACAGCTCCAGTCTCCGCCCCCGTTTCCAGCGCGGCGTCACCAATTATCCGGCGATCGACGACCCGGCGGAGCTAATCACCAACCAGGAACTCCGCACCATCTACGCACCCAACGGATCGGATCAGATCGACGTCGGCACGCTGCAGCAGGATCAGTCGGTCACAGCCTATGTCGACGTCGAGGAAATGCTCAGCAAGCACTTCGCCGTACTCGGCTCAACCGGCGTCGGCAAGTCGAGCGGCGTTTCGCTGCTCATTAACGAAATTCTGAAATCGCGACCCAATCTCCGCATTTTCCTGCTCGACGTGCACAATGAGTACGGCCGGTGTTTTGGCGAACGCGCCCTCGTGCTCAACCCGCGCAACCTGAAACTACCGTTCTGGCTGTTCAACTTCGAGGAAATCGTCGACGTCCTGTTCGCAGGCCGTCCCGGCGTGCCGGAGGAACTCGACATTCTCGCCGAGGTGATTCCGATTGCGAAGGGAATCTATACGCAATACCAGCATGCCGATCGTCTCGGCCTCAAGCGCATCGATCCCAGGAGCGTCGGCTTCACCGCCGACACACCGGTGCCCTATCGCCTGGTCGACCTGATCTCGCTGATCGACGAGCGCATGGGCAAGCTGGAAAACCGCTCGTCGCGCATCGTCTACCACAAGCTGATCTCGCGCATCGAAACCGTACGGAACGATCCCCGCTACGCCTTCATGTTCGACAATGCGAATGTCGGCGGCGATACCATGGCCGAAGTCGTCAGCCTGTTGTTCCGGTTGCCCGCCAACGGCAGGCCGATGACCATCATGCAGCTTGCGGGCTTTCCCGCGGAGGTCGTCGACTCCGTGGTGTCGGTCCTCTGCCGCATGGCGTTCGACTTCGGGCTGTGGAGCGACGGCGTCTCACCGCTGCTGTTCGTCTGCGAGGAAGCCCACCGCTATGCGTCGGCCGACCGCAATATCGGCTTCGGTCCGACCCGCAAGGCGATTTCCCGTATCGCCAAGGAAGGCCGCAAGTACGGCGTCTACCTTGGCCTCGTGACGCAGCGCCCGGCCGAACTCGACGCCACCATCATTTCCCAGTGCAGCACGCTGTTCACGATGCGCCTCGCCAACGACCGCGACCAGGCGCTGTTGCGTTCGGCGGTCTCGGATGCGGCGGCGA from Nitrobacter sp. NHB1 carries:
- a CDS encoding ATP-binding protein codes for the protein MLHSNSANSFGRVISVRGSQARVGILKTGCMSSAAARATVGRSVSLRSATSTIVAMITEVSCEHLPSSDEFMASASVDLLGEILDSSSLRPRFQRGVTNYPAIDDPAELITNQELRTIYAPNGSDQIDVGTLQQDQSVTAYVDVEEMLSKHFAVLGSTGVGKSSGVSLLINEILKSRPNLRIFLLDVHNEYGRCFGERALVLNPRNLKLPFWLFNFEEIVDVLFAGRPGVPEELDILAEVIPIAKGIYTQYQHADRLGLKRIDPRSVGFTADTPVPYRLVDLISLIDERMGKLENRSSRIVYHKLISRIETVRNDPRYAFMFDNANVGGDTMAEVVSLLFRLPANGRPMTIMQLAGFPAEVVDSVVSVLCRMAFDFGLWSDGVSPLLFVCEEAHRYASADRNIGFGPTRKAISRIAKEGRKYGVYLGLVTQRPAELDATIISQCSTLFTMRLANDRDQALLRSAVSDAAANLLSFVPSLGTREVLAFGEGVALPTRLRFKEVPAHQLPRSEATISTVPSANRGHDMQFVDAVLERWRGATSHRDAPNDPSPMERPVARMLDAPMLQPSLGLDPDRFTLLKRPLR